One window of Trichomycterus rosablanca isolate fTriRos1 chromosome 2, fTriRos1.hap1, whole genome shotgun sequence genomic DNA carries:
- the cfap90 gene encoding cilia- and flagella-associated protein 90: protein MDLISQAESKPLSSLSVFSFIPARRSEPKERTYFNSNSKAPEIYSYDCVHHRAEGFNNKLHRDDRVHAKSHGLDLHSEELSRPVAVRSSSEYGRRLPALSHKPNRQFARVAHIRAEFYRKNGITTVEEAYGSVAPA from the exons atGGATTTAATATCTCAAGCAGAGTCAAAACCGCTTTCTTCACTGTCGGTATTCAGCTTCATACCAGCTAGACGAAGTGAACCTAAAGAAAGAACCTATTTCAACTCGAATAGCAAG GCACCGGAAATATATTCGTATGACTGTGTGCATCATCGAGCTGAAGGATTTAATAAtaagctgcacagagacgacCGGGTGCACGCCAAGAGTCACGGCCTGGATCTTCACTCTGAG GAACTTTCCAGGCCTGTAGCCGTGCGCTCGTCATCCGAATACGGCCGACGGCTGCCGGCACTGTCGCACAAACCCAACCGGCAGTTCGCCCGAGTCGCTCACATCCGTGCCGAGTTCTACAGGAAAAATGGGATAACGACAGTGGAGGAGGCGTACGGCTCTGTCGCCCCTGCCTGA